The following are encoded in a window of Procambarus clarkii isolate CNS0578487 chromosome 33, FALCON_Pclarkii_2.0, whole genome shotgun sequence genomic DNA:
- the LOC138370692 gene encoding uncharacterized protein, translating into MLKNAPNKLGGNRYKVQTLSQMGGASCGDTVRRMMRRIGTYGVWSQYSLVGRKRKRVFKTLDICNVIIKACINTHTNATERDVETSIADMLKNAPNKHGGNRYKGGEARIHVHHIAESDVSNNENSGEPGAWHTAESSLMSI; encoded by the exons gtccagacgctgtctcaaatgggcggtgcaagctgtggagacacagtgagacgaatgatgaggaggatagggacctatggggtctggtctcagtattcactcgttgggcgcaagaggaaacgtgtcttcaaaaccttggatatttgtaatgtaataataa aagcctgtatcaacacccacactaatgcaactgaaagagatgttgagacaagtattgctgatatgttgaagaacgccccaaacaaacacggtggaaacagatacaag ggtggtgaagcaagaatacatgtgcatcacatagcagagtcggatgtatcgaataatgaaaacagcggagagcctggtgcatggcataccgctgaatcttctctaatgtctatatag